ATGTTATGATTTTTACATTTAGCAAAAAAGAAATTGCAGAAGCATTAATTCAATCTAAAAATAGAGGTATAGATGTCAAAGTTATAGCTGAAGAATATCAATCAAATTATAATTGGGCACAAATAAATTATTTAAAAGAAAATGGAGTTAATGTAATTTTAGATAAAAATTATAAAACATTTCATCATAAAACAATGATAATTGATGAAGAAATTACAATTACAGGATCGTTTAATTTTACTAATTCAGCTCAATATTATAATGATGAAAATTCTCTAGTTATTCATAGTGAGTATATATCAAAAGTATATGAAAAAGAATTTAAAAGATTGTGGGAAAAATATACAAAATAGTTCAAATTAGAAACTATTCATATAATAGCACTCGTAGAATCAACGATATCCCCTTAGGGGGATTTTTTATTTATATAGTAAAAAGCATATATATTTATTTGTTTAAAAGTTTGATTATAAATATTTTTATGATATAATTTAAATATATATGTTAAATTTTTGTGTAAAAGATTAAAAGTAAATATCAGGGGGAATAAAAATGAATAAATCAACTGTAGTTTTTAATCAAAAAACTTATCAACTTCATAACTTAGTAATTGATATTGATAGTGGAATTATAGCATTGCCAGATATACAAAGACCATTTGTTTGGGATTCTAGTAAAGTTAGGGATCTTGTAGATTCATTATATAAAGGATTGCCAGTGGGAAATTTAATACTTTGGGAGGTTTCTGATATTGATAATTTTCATTCTATTGGAATAGATAAAAAAAGATCTCCAAAATATTTAGTTATAGATGGGCAACAAAGGCTTACTTCCCTCTATTCAATTTTAATGAATAAACCTGTGAAAAATAAAAATTTTAAAGATATAAAAATAAAAATTGCATTTAATCCATTAGAAGAAAAATTTGAGGTAACCAATGCAGCTTTAGAAAAAGACCCTGAGTGGATAGGAGATATTAGTGAGTTGTTTTCTACTAGTTCCTATGATTTTATTGAAGAATACAAGAATAGATTAAAGAAAAAAAGGGAAGATATAGTAAATAAAGAATTTTCATTAATCGCTTCAAAGATACAAAGATTAGAAAATATTAAAAATTATACATTTTCTGTTTTAGAACTATCTTCTGAATTGGATCCTGAAGAAGTTGCAGAAATATTCGTTAGAATAAATAGTAAAGGTAAAACTTTAAATCAATCTGATTTTATATTAACTTTAATGTCAGTGTATTGGGATGAAGGTAGAAAAGAAATAGAAGAATTTTGTAAAAAAGCTCATTATTTTTCCAATGAAAACACATCTTTTAATTTAATTAATCTAAAACCAAGTCCAGAACATTTAGTTAGAAGTATTGTTGGATATTCATTCTTTAGAGGAAGATTAAAATATGCTTATTTAATACTAAAAGGAAGAGATTTTGAAAATAGAATTTTTTCAGAAGAATTAAAAAATAAAAATCTAGAAATTTTTAAAAATGGGCATAAAAAAGTTCTAGATTTAGTAAATTGGCACGATTATATTAAAATAATATATGATGCTGGATTTGTAAATGATAATATGATTAGCTCTAAAATAGCATTTTTTATTACATATGTATTATATTTAATTGGTAAAGAAAGAATAAACTTTAGAAATCTAGAAAGAATAATTAGAAAATGGTTAGTTTTTTCATTATTAACTCAAAGATATACAGGTTCTCCAGAAAGTATTATAGAAAAAGATTTATTAAGCATAAAGAATAATGATTTTTTAGAAACATTAGATAGTATTATGAAAAATGAATTAACAGAGAGTTTTTGGAAAATTACATTACCTAATGAAAAACTTGTAACTTCAAATACTTCAAATATATTACCAATATATGATGCGGCATTAATTTATGAGGACAAATTTATACCTTTTTCAAAAAGTAAAATACGTGAAAGAAAAAGTGTTTTAGTAAATGAAAAGAAAAAAACTATTGAAAGACATCATATATTTCCAAAAAACTATTTACATAAATTAGGAATAAAAGATGTTAAAGATGTAAATCAAATTGCTAATTTAATGTTTTTAGATTATAAAAATAATATTGATATTAGTGATAAACCACCATCTGAATATTGGAATTTACTTACAAAAGAACTTTCTGACGATGAAATAAACAAAATATATATTGATTACGATTTACCAAAAGATTTTTGGGATATGGATTATTTCAAATTTTTAAAAGAAAGAAGATATTTGATGGCAAAAAGAATAAGAAATTATTTTGAAAGTTTGTAATAGATAAACTATATGGGGGGATATATGTGGGAAAATTAGAAATTCCTGAAGTAGGAAAATTATTAAATGTTAGAAATAGAATATATCAAATAAATGAAATTGAAAAATACGACAATGTAAAAGGACCAGAATATTTTTTATCTTTGGAAGATATTGAAACTTCTAAATCTCTTCAAATAATATTAAGATCTGAAAAAGAAATTGAAATATCTCCAACATTTATTAAATTTAATGATTTTTTTTCAGAAATAAAAAATATAGATTCACCAGAAGTCTTTGATGCATTTATTAAAGCTTTAAAATGGTCAGTAAATTCAATTTTCTATTCTGATGCAATAAAATCTCCATTTTATTCAAATATTAAATTAAATTACTTCCAACTTGATCCTTTAATTAGGGCTTTAACCATGCCAAAAATAAGTTTATTAATTGCAGATGATGTGGGTTTAGGAAAAACAATTGAAGCTGGTTTAATTATACAAGAATTGACTCTAAAAAATAAAATAAAAAGGACATTAATTGTTTGCCCTGCAGCTTTGCAAGAACAGTGGCAGAGAGAAATGAAAGAAAAGTTTTCGATGGATTTTAAAATTATGAATTTAAAAGAAATAACAAAAATCTTCAAAGAATATGGAGTAAATGTTAATCCTTGGACTACTTATCCAAGATTAATAACTTCAATGGATTTTATTAAACAAGAAAAATATTTAAATATGTTTAGAGCTACTACTTCTGGTGAGAAAAATATTAAATGGGATTTTTTAGTAGTAGATGAAGCACATAACATAATGCCAAAGCCAACAAATGAATATTATCTTGATTCTGATAGAACAAAGGCTATTAGAGAGTTATCTAAAATATTCCCACATAAAGTTTTTTTGACAGCAACACCTCATAACGGGAATACAAGATCATTTATAGCGTTATTAGAAATGCTTGACCCTAAATATTTTAATAGAGGCCAAAGTAAATTAGATAATATTTCTAAAAAAAGATTATATGAAATAATGGTAAGAAGACTAAAAAATGAAATAAATGAATGGAATTTTATAGAAGATAGTAAATTTCCTGAAAGATTTATACATGAGTTTGAATTAAATTCAGAAGAAGATGAAATGAAATTATTTAATTATTTAAATGCTTATATACATAGAATGAATGATTTTCAAAAAACACTGAGTTCTAAAGAAAAAATTAATTTGGATTTTACTTTAATGGTATTAAAAAAGCGTTTACTATCTTCTTATTATGCATTTTATAATTCTTTAGAAAAATATATAAATAAAAATTATGAAAATGTTATTGATGAAAAGTTTATTGATTTTACTATTAATAAATTAGAAAATGAAAATTATGATAATGATTTTGATAAAGATGAAGATGAAAAATTATTATTATCTGGGATAATTGAAAATTATACAAATGATGAAATAAATAAAAAATTAATATATGATATGTATGAACTATCCTCAAAATTAAAAAATGAAGATGAACAAAAAATAAAAAAAATATATACTTTTATTGAAAATAAATTATTAGAAAATGGTTCATTTAATAATGAGAGATTAATTATATTTACAGAATATAAGGATACATTAGACTACATTGTGGAAAAACTAAAAAAAAGATATGGAGAAAATAGAGTTTTATCTTTATATGGTGGAATGAATTATAACGAGAGGGAAATTGTTAAGAAAAAATTTGAATCAGATCCATATAAAGAAGAGGCTAGAATTTTAGTAGCTACTGATGCGGCGAGTGAAGGTATAAATTTGCAATATTATTGTCATTCTCTTATTCATTACGATATTCCATGGAATCCTATAAGGTTAGAGCAAAGAAATGGTAGAATTCACAGAGTTGGTCAAGATAAAGATGTACATATATATCACTTTATATATAACAATAACGAAGATTATATGATATTAAAAAATGTAATAAAAAAAATAGATACTATAAAAGAAGATATAGATTCTTTGAACTCGCTAATTTCTGAAGAAACTCATATGGCAATAAAAGAAAAATTACTATTAAAAGAAGACGAAATTTCTTTTGATTTAAAAATAAAATCAACTTTAGTTAAGCAAAAAATATTAATGAAAAATGAAATTTTGCATAAATTTGATGAAATGAAAAAGAAGGTCCAATATTCCTTAAATGAAACTAAATACAAATATGAAATTACTCCTAGTAATAAAAAACTGGTACTATCTTCAGCTTTAAAAATATTAACAGGAAAAAATCAACTTGAAAAATATCCTGATGAAAAGAATATATATTATATTAAAGAACTTCCAAAAAACTGGGATAATTTAAAATCGTATATTAAAGATGAAAAAGGTGTATCAAAAAAAATATCTTTTGATAGTAAAGAATTAAAGAGTTCAAAAGAACATATTCATTTATCTCATCCTTTAATGAAAAGGAGTATTAATTTTTTTAAATCTCAAATTTGGAATTTTAATAATAAAAAGATAAATAAGTTTACTATAAAAACTTCTGAATTATTAGAAGATCCTTTAGTAAGAATATATTTAAAAACGTCAGTAAATGACAATAAGTTAGATAAAATTACTGAAGATATAGATATAATTAATGGTTATTTAATAAATAATACTTTTATAGAAGCAATAGAAGGTGAAAAAATTGTAGCAAAAAATATTGATAAAGAAAATATATTATTTGAATTATCAAAAAAAATCCAAATGCTTCTTAGAAAAAATGAAAACACTATAAACACAATAATAGAAAAAAGAAAAGAAAAATACATAGAAAAAGTAATTGAGTTATGGAATGAAAAAAAAGAAAAAGAAATAAAGAATTTAGAAAAGATATTAATAAATCAACTGAATGAAATAGATATATTAATAAATGAACTAAATAAAATGATAAATAAAAGAAAAAAATCAAATAAAAATCTAATATCATTATTTGATAACGAAATTACATTAAATGAGGAAATTAAAACTATAAAGGATGATATTGCTTATTTACAAAGAAAAAAAGAACTTTTGAAAGAAGAAATAAAAGAAAATATAAAAGAGTTAAAAAATAGAGTAATAAATAAGGAAATACATATGCTTCCTATTGCAGTAGAGGTTATAATACCTGAAAGCTTTTTATCTGGAGGGATAATATGAATTTAAATGCAAGAATGTCAGGATTAGTGTTTTCAGAAAAAGTTTTAGATAAAATAAAAAGAAATTATGATATTGAAAATTATAAGTTTAATAAATATAATCTTCTATTAAAAAAATTAGAATCAACAAATAAAGAATCTTCTGATATAAAAAAATTTATAATATCATTCTTTTCTGAAATTTTAGGATATGAGAAAGATTCATTAATTACAAATATACCGGAAACTGAGAAAGTATATTTTGAGGATGCCCTTCAATATGAAAAACCACATATAGTATATAAATTTAATAATAAATCAGATAAAAAATTTTATTTTTATATTATACCTTCAAATAAAAAAATTGATGAAAAAGATGATACAAGCGGTAGATTAAAGATATCTTATTATGGAAAATTTGAAAGAGTATTAAGAGAAAAGAATGTAAAATATGGTTTTATTACAAATGGAGAAATTATTAGATTTGTATATGCTGAATCAGGACTTATTACATCATATATAGAATGGGATTTATATGATTTTAAAGAATATGAGAATCTAAATTTGTTCTATAATCTTTTTAGTATAAATAGATTAAGAGATAAAGAATCATTATTCGAATTAATAAAAAGATCACAGGAAGAACAAAGCGAAATTACAGAAGAGTTATCAAGACAAGTTTTGAATTCAATTAATATATTAGTAGAAAAAATAAATGAAGTAGAAGATAAAATTGAGTTGGATACATTTACAATATATGATTTTTTTGTAAAAACAGTTATGAGAATGATATTTTTGCTATATGCAGAAGAAAATGGGGTTTTCCCACATGGTGATCCTATATATGATGAGAATTATGGTATTATATATCTTTCAAATAAATTATTTGAAAGAGAACGATATGATATTGAAAATTTGAAAGAATCATTTGATGCATGGCCAAGAATATTAGCTTTGTTTAATTTAGTATATTATGGCTCTAAACATCCCAAACTTGGAATTGTTGCGCATGGTGGAGATTTATTTGAACCAAAGGTAACTGAATTTTTAAGTAAAATACCAATTGATAATTATTCATTAACTCAAATTTTTAAAAATCTATTATATTTAAATAGTCATAGAGTAACATATAGAGTTTTTTCAGTAGAACAAATAGGATATTTATATGAAGGTCTATTGAATTATAATATTAAGACTAAAAATGGGAAATATTATTTGAATATTTCAAATGATAGAAAATCATCTGGAAGTTATTATACTCCTCCACAATTAGTAAGATATGTTGTAGAAAAAACTTTTGATAATTTAGTAATTAATAAAAGTTCTGAAGAAATATTAAAATTAAAAATAGTTGATCCTACTATGGGAAGCGGTGCATTTTTAGTCCATAGTGTAAGATACCTTGCAGAACATTTAGCAAAAGCATGGCAAAATGAAAATAAATATAATCATTTAAATTATGAAGAAAAAATTAAAGAGGCTAAAAGACATATTGTAGAGTTTTGTATATATGGAGTAGATATTAATCCTATGGCTGTTGAATTGGCAAAGGTTAGTCTTTGGTTAGAAACTTTATCAAGTGATAAATCATTTTCTTTTTTGGATCATCATTTAAAGGTAGGGAATTCATTACTAGGTGTATGGAATGATGACAATATATATGAGGTACCTAAAGAAGTTTTTAAATTAAAGAATGATTTATATTCAAAAGAATATAAAGATATAATAAAAAATATTAAAAAGGAAAATGATAAAACAAATCATTTCTCAGGCTCTCTATTTAATGCGATAAATTTATCTTCAATTTCTTATGATATTGAAACTATTTCAAAAAAAGCTTTACAAATTAATGATTATGAATTTTTAGAACAAGAATATAAAAAAATAGCTTTGAATAGTGAAATAGAAAAGGAAAAAATAAAAAGAGATTTATGGTTGTCTAATTGGTTTGCTAATGAAATAGATAATGTTTATCCTATTAATTCTGAAAAAATAATGGATTTATATTCAAAAATAGATAAAAATGATTTAGAAGACCCATTTATTATTTGGAGTAGAAAAATGTCTGAAGAATTAAAATTTTTCCATTGGGAATTAGAATTTCCTGAAGTATTTAAAGAAAAAGGTTTTGATGCAGTAGTTGGTAATCCACCTTGGGAAGTTTTGAAATTAAAAGAATTAGAATTTTTTAAAGATAAAGATGAAAGTATTGCATCTATACATAAAGCTAATAAAAGAAAAAAGGAAATAGAAAAATTAAAAGAGACTAATTTTGAATTATACAATCGATATATTAGAGAAAAACAAGTATTTGAAAAAACGGGGAATTATATTAGAACAAATAAAAGATTTAAACTAACTTCTAAAGGAGAAATAAATCTATATCAATTATTTGCTGAGTTATTTTTAAATTTAACCAAAGAAAATTTTGGTATTGTTGTTCCAACGGGTTTATTTACAGATAATAATAATGTTAATTACTTTAATTATTTGGTTGATAATAAACAAATATATGAAATAAATGATTTTGAAAATAAAAATAAAATTTTTAAGAATGTTGATGGAAGAATCCGTTTTTCGTTATTTATATCTAAAAAAACACATACAATTAATATAAGAATACTTTTAACCAGAATTAGCGAATTATATGAAAAAGAATATATTAATATTTCAATAGAAGATTTAAAACTTTTTAATCCTAATACAAAAACATTACCAATGTTAAAAAATAATAATGAATATAAGATAATTAAAAAAATATATGAAAGATCAGAAGTAATAAAAAATGAATATAAAGGATCAAGTTTTATTGATAATATATTTAATATATATCACATGTCAAATGATTCATATAAATTTGTTAGAAAAAATGAATTAATTGAAAAAGGATATAAAAAAGAATGGTACATGTATGTAAAAGATGATGAAATTTATTTGCCTCTTTTAGAAGGGAAAAGTTTCTTTATATTAAACTCTAGATATAGTGAAATTTTAGAAGATGGAAATGGAGTTAATGTTACTATAGAAAAATTAAATGATCCATACTTTTTTCCAGATACAAGATATTATGTAAAAAAAGATATTTTTGAAGAAACATTAAAAAATAAGAAATTTAATATAAATAAAAATTACTTTTTTGTCTTTAGAAATATTACCAATTCAACTAATGAAAGAACCTTTATCATATCACTTTTACCAAAATTACCAGCAGGTAACTCTATAAACATTTTTGATACAAAATTTTTAATTGAATTTTTAACGATGTCATCACATATAATTGATTTTTCTATAAGAAAAAAAATACAAGGAGTGAATTTGAATCACTTCATTTTTTACCAATTCCTTATTCCTAAACCAAATTCTTTTATAAAATATTCAGGTATAAATGGTGATGAAACATTAGAAATATCTCTTAGAAAAATATTTATTAATTTATTAAATTATTCGTATGATATGGAAGGAATAGTTAGAGATTTAGGTGGAGAAATTCAACCAAGAGAATGGGACGAGAAAGAAAGAATTGATAATTTTGCAAAATTAGATGCTATTATGGCTATATATTATGATATGAGTAAAGATGAATTAAAATATATTTTTAGTGATTTTGAAGTTGAAAGGAAAAATCAAAAATCACAATATGGGCAGTATCTATCAGAAATATTAGCTTTAAAATATTATGATTTATTTAAATCGCAAATTAAATTATTGGGGTGAAATTATGGCTTTAAATCCTATTTTGTTTTCAAAAGATGTTTTTTCTGCTTATACTGAATTTTTAATTAATTTTATTAATTTTCAAGACCCTGATTTAGAAAAAGACTTAAAAGAATTGATTAAATTTGACTTAATTAAGGGGTCAAGACTTATAAAAGGACCATATATTTCTCTTAATAAACCATATAAAATAGGTAAAAATTTAGAAGAATTAAGTAAGAGTTATAAAATACATAGTTTTTTAAAAAATAAGATAAACTTTAATTTGTACTCCCATCAAGAAGAAGCTTTTAAAAAAATTACCGAAGAAAATAATGTTGTTATTTCAACAGGAACAGGTTCAGGGAAAACAGAATCTTTTTTATTTCCTATTCTAAATAAATTATTATTAAATGAAAGTAAAGGATTAAAAGTTTTGATTATTTACCCTATGAATGCATTAGTAAATGATCAGATGATTAGAATTAAAAAATTATTTTCAGGAAGTGGTATAACATTTGGTAAATATACAGGCGAAACACCACAAAAAAATATTAATATTAAAAGATTTGAAAGACCAACAATTATTAAAGGTAATGATGAAGAAGCAATTGAAAAAGGTGAAATAATTCCATTTGAAGAAAAAGATTCTAGAGAAGAAATACAAAATGATCCTCCAAATGTGTTAGTTACTAATTATTCTCAATTAGAGTATTTATTATTGAGGGAAGATGATTTGAAAATATTTAAAGATATGGATCTAGAATATATAATTCTAGATGAAATACATACTTATGTTGGAGAACAAGGATCAGAAGTTGCTGCATTATTAAGGCGGATTAAAGCATTGGCGAAAAATCCAGAAAAAATAAAATTTATTGGAACGTCAGCAACTATTGCCTCAGGAAATAAAGAAGAAAAAGAAAAGAAAATAGAAAATTTTGCAAAAAAATTGTTTGGTGTAGATAATATTTCGAGCATTTTTGAAGAATATAGTGATATTAATACTAATGATGTTTTATATGAACCTAGTTTAGTCAAAAATTCTTTGTATATATTAAATGATATTATAGAAAATGAATTAAATAGTGAAAATTATTATTATTTAACAGGGAAAAATAATGTTATTTTTAAAGAAGATATTATAAATAATGCAGTATTTCGTTGGATTATTGATTTTTTAAAAGAACCAATGTCTTTAGAAGAAGTTGTTAATGCTTTTAAAAAGAAGTTTAATAGAAATAATTCTGATAATGAAATCGCAGCTGAAATATATTCATATTTGCTAGCTGGAATAGAAATAAAAAATGATGATGATTACCCATTAATAAGACCTAAAATGCATTTTTTTGTTAAAGGAATAAATAATCTTAGAGCTTATTTTAAAAATGGAAAAAGATACGTTACATTAGATGAGGATAAAGGATATCATTTATATTCATGTAGGAATTGTGGGCAACATTATTATAAAGGATTTTTTGAAAAAGAGAAATTAACTATTAAAGGTATTATCTCTCAAAGAGCTATTTCTGAGATTACATCGAATGAATATGAAGAAATTTTATTTACTGATAGTAATATATTCTTTTCTGATGAGAGTGAAAAAAATTATGATTTAGCATATTTATGTGAAAAATGTGGAACTATACATTATGAACCTGCTGGAAAATGTGTAAATTGTGAAAGTAAAAATATAATAGAGATTTTTATTTTAAATGAAAATAAAAGATGTTTATCATGTAATAGTTCTCTTGAAAACAATAAACAAAAAAATCTAGTTAAATCATCTTCATTTGAACCAGTTGATTTGACTATTTTAACAGAAAATATTTTATCTTTGGCCGACAATCCAAAAATAATTATTTTTACAGATAATAGACAAGAAGCATCTTTTTTAAATGGATTTATGGAAGTAACATCTAAAAGATTTATATATAGGGATAGATTATATAAGTTTTTAAAAAATCATAATATTTTTTATAACTTAAATGAATTAACGGAAAAGTTTTTCTATTATTTATTTGAAAATGGTGATTTAGAAAAAATTAATAGTAAAGATGTATATACTGAAAAATCTAAGGAATTAGATGAGTATATTTACTTAGAATGGTTTATTTATGAAGAATTTTGTTCTCAAATTTCTCAAATAAAGAAAAATTCATTAGAAAAATTGGGTTTGTTGAATATTGATTATGATTTATTTAATGAAGAAAATAAATGGTTTCTTTTGGAATGGAGTAATAAGTTAAATATCGACATAAATTCTTTGAAAGGTATTATTTACAAAATATTAGATTATTTCAGAAGAAGAAATACAGTTGATTTGCCAATATTAGAAAAAGTTGTAGGTAATCAAAGAAACAAATATAAAACAAAATTAAATCTTCCTGAATATATAAATATGAGTTCAATATCTAAAAATAGTGATTTGAATTCTTTAGCATTTATATCTCGAACAAATAGAACGTATCCTCAAGTCTTATTGCAAAAGGAAATTGGTTCTATTAATGACGAATTTTTAGAAGAATTATTTCATTTTTTAAAAAAGAATATATTTGTTAAAAAAGAAATAGGAAGACAAAAATATATATTATTAGATCCTAATAAAATTATTATTGAATTAAACAAAGAAAAAAAATATCTTGAATGTAAAACTTGCGGAGAGAAATCTTTATTGAACAGAAAGACAAAAAATAATTCATGTACAAATTATAGATGTAAGTCATCTTTTAAAGAAAATGAAATATTATATAATTATGATGTTAAGAGGTATTTGAATGAAAGTTCTAGATTTGAATTAAAACCAATGGAACATACAGGACAAATAAAAAAATCCGATAGAGAAGCTGCTGAAAGAAAATTTAAAAATGGAGATATTAATGTTATAGTGGCTACTTCAACTTTAGAACTAGGTATTGATATTGGTGATTTGGATTTTGTGTTAATGAGAAATGTTCCTCCTTCACCAGCAAATTATGATCAAAGGGTAGGAAGGGCTGGAAGGAGATTGAAAATTGGCGTAGCTATTACTTATTGTGGTTATTCAAACCATGATCAAAGATTTTTTGAATCTCCCCAAGAAATGATTAAAGGGGAAATAAAAGAACCTATATTCTCAACAAAAAATGAACCTTTATTTATAAGGCATATTCATTCTTTTATTTTTACTTCTTTATTCTTAAATTCAACAGAAAAAGATTTTGAATTATTAAAAAAGGCTATTCCGAATAAAATTTCAAATTATTTATTTGATGAGTTAGTTCCTGATTATAAAAGAATTGAGTATATAAGTGATGATCTAGGAAAATATTACAGGAAATTAATTAGTGAAAAAAAAGATATTTTGGTTAATGAAATAAAAAGATATTTTAGATTTTGGTCAGATACTATTGAATACTTTACTAAAATTTATAATATTAGCGAAGATGACTTAGCTAAGAAATATATTGAAGGTTCTGCAAAAGAATTAGAAAAAATTTTAAAATATACAAAAGATCTATATTTATATTGGCTTAAAAAAAGAGATGAAGTGCATAAAAATATGGCTTATTATAATCCTTATAATCAAATTATAAATGATTTTATTCAAGGAAATGATGAGTATTATACTTTGAATTATTTAAAAAATCATGGTTTTTTACCAGGATATAATTTAGTAAAACCTGGAGTTACAATTTTTCATATTCCAGATGTAGAGTTTTTCAGACCTTATTCAATAGCTTTGAGAGAGGCATCACCTTTTTCTACGGTTTATGTGAATGGAAAGCAATATAAAATAAAAGATTATATAATTTATTCTACAAAAAGTAAAGACTTTATCAAAACATTTCATATTCATGATCCTAATGGTTCAAAAGATATTTTTGCAATGCATATTACTGATGTAGAATTAGAAAAAGGAGAAAAAATTAGAAGTAGCGATACTGGAAGAAAAGTTAATTCATATGTCATGGCAACTGATTTTAATAAAAACAGTGGTCATTTGGGAGGAAAAAAATACATAACTAGTGGCGGAATAAATATAGAATTTTATAAAAATGCGACATTTTATTTAATAAATACAGGTGTAAAAGATAGAGGCAATATAGAACATTTTTATGTTTGCCCTGAATGCGGTTATACTTCTAATAAGAATACAGAAGAAAAAAATAAAAAAAATTTTTTAAAACATATTAAAGAAAAACATAATAATAAAAACTCTATCCTAAGAGAGTATACAAAAAATATAGAAGAAGGTGGAATTTCAATTTATTCAAAACATAAATCAGACATAATATTAATTGGAGGATTTGAGAAAGATTCTGAAGCTGCAAGTGTTGGTGAAGCCATTAAATTAGGAGCATCTTTAATAACGGATATT
This genomic window from Marinitoga litoralis contains:
- a CDS encoding GmrSD restriction endonuclease domain-containing protein, which gives rise to MNKSTVVFNQKTYQLHNLVIDIDSGIIALPDIQRPFVWDSSKVRDLVDSLYKGLPVGNLILWEVSDIDNFHSIGIDKKRSPKYLVIDGQQRLTSLYSILMNKPVKNKNFKDIKIKIAFNPLEEKFEVTNAALEKDPEWIGDISELFSTSSYDFIEEYKNRLKKKREDIVNKEFSLIASKIQRLENIKNYTFSVLELSSELDPEEVAEIFVRINSKGKTLNQSDFILTLMSVYWDEGRKEIEEFCKKAHYFSNENTSFNLINLKPSPEHLVRSIVGYSFFRGRLKYAYLILKGRDFENRIFSEELKNKNLEIFKNGHKKVLDLVNWHDYIKIIYDAGFVNDNMISSKIAFFITYVLYLIGKERINFRNLERIIRKWLVFSLLTQRYTGSPESIIEKDLLSIKNNDFLETLDSIMKNELTESFWKITLPNEKLVTSNTSNILPIYDAALIYEDKFIPFSKSKIRERKSVLVNEKKKTIERHHIFPKNYLHKLGIKDVKDVNQIANLMFLDYKNNIDISDKPPSEYWNLLTKELSDDEINKIYIDYDLPKDFWDMDYFKFLKERRYLMAKRIRNYFESL
- the drmD gene encoding DISARM system SNF2-like helicase DrmD; the protein is MGKLEIPEVGKLLNVRNRIYQINEIEKYDNVKGPEYFLSLEDIETSKSLQIILRSEKEIEISPTFIKFNDFFSEIKNIDSPEVFDAFIKALKWSVNSIFYSDAIKSPFYSNIKLNYFQLDPLIRALTMPKISLLIADDVGLGKTIEAGLIIQELTLKNKIKRTLIVCPAALQEQWQREMKEKFSMDFKIMNLKEITKIFKEYGVNVNPWTTYPRLITSMDFIKQEKYLNMFRATTSGEKNIKWDFLVVDEAHNIMPKPTNEYYLDSDRTKAIRELSKIFPHKVFLTATPHNGNTRSFIALLEMLDPKYFNRGQSKLDNISKKRLYEIMVRRLKNEINEWNFIEDSKFPERFIHEFELNSEEDEMKLFNYLNAYIHRMNDFQKTLSSKEKINLDFTLMVLKKRLLSSYYAFYNSLEKYINKNYENVIDEKFIDFTINKLENENYDNDFDKDEDEKLLLSGIIENYTNDEINKKLIYDMYELSSKLKNEDEQKIKKIYTFIENKLLENGSFNNERLIIFTEYKDTLDYIVEKLKKRYGENRVLSLYGGMNYNEREIVKKKFESDPYKEEARILVATDAASEGINLQYYCHSLIHYDIPWNPIRLEQRNGRIHRVGQDKDVHIYHFIYNNNEDYMILKNVIKKIDTIKEDIDSLNSLISEETHMAIKEKLLLKEDEISFDLKIKSTLVKQKILMKNEILHKFDEMKKKVQYSLNETKYKYEITPSNKKLVLSSALKILTGKNQLEKYPDEKNIYYIKELPKNWDNLKSYIKDEKGVSKKISFDSKELKSSKEHIHLSHPLMKRSINFFKSQIWNFNNKKINKFTIKTSELLEDPLVRIYLKTSVNDNKLDKITEDIDIINGYLINNTFIEAIEGEKIVAKNIDKENILFELSKKIQMLLRKNENTINTIIEKRKEKYIEKVIELWNEKKEKEIKNLEKILINQLNEIDILINELNKMINKRKKSNKNLISLFDNEITLNEEIKTIKDDIAYLQRKKELLKEEIKENIKELKNRVINKEIHMLPIAVEVIIPESFLSGGII